A stretch of Allostreptomyces psammosilenae DNA encodes these proteins:
- a CDS encoding DUF397 domain-containing protein: MSVRNAAGVEWRKSSYSGGGINGGGDCVEVANFPDGRIGVRDSKDPAGGALLFSPSEMSSWLAGVKAGRFDR, translated from the coding sequence GTGAGTGTGCGGAACGCCGCCGGTGTTGAGTGGCGGAAGAGCAGCTATTCCGGTGGAGGGATCAACGGCGGCGGTGACTGCGTCGAGGTGGCCAACTTTCCCGACGGGCGTATCGGTGTTCGGGACAGCAAGGACCCGGCTGGTGGCGCCCTTCTCTTCTCGCCCTCCGAGATGTCCTCCTGGCTGGCCGGCGTCAAGGCGGGGCGCTTCGATCGCTGA
- the pepN gene encoding aminopeptidase N, which translates to MTGMPALTRAEAEERARLVAVLDYAIDLDLTRGPEVFGSTTVVRFTVGQPGAATFIELQPAVLRGAVLNGRVLDPASLVDNRLPLTDLRAVNELRVEADMRYSRTGDGLHRFTDPVDGEVYLASQCGLAHAQQVFAAFDQPDLKAPFRLAATAPEGWTVIGNAVGGRAQGPGGGPGRWEFAPTPPISSYLFAVAAGPYHSVRTEHRGIPFALHCRRSLAEHLDKDAEEILDITRACFDRYHQIFDEPYPFDSYDQAFVPELNFGAMENPGCVTFREDFVFRSAVTETERQTRGMVIAHEMAHMWFGNLVTMRWWDDMWLNESFAEYMGYQVLSEVTRFTGSWTEFAFTPRGYDADQRPSTHPVAPEPGDVPDTDTALLIFDGISYDKGAAALRQLVAWLGEKAFLAGINDHFARHRFGNATLADLLDSLDRASGPERDVHGWAERWLRTSGVDALRLVTEPVASGAGAGGGSGPGTGGASRAEAGAGGRRIFVEHTGTRPHRVAVGVYDRAGEGPDGLVPLARVEVDIEAHAERVEVLLPPGLDTHAPALLLLNDGDLSYAKVRYDEDCLAAVLFKLGDVPDPLGRAVLWNTVRDMVRDGELPAADYLELAETHLDGERDTAVVGGVLAFARGDVTDRYLDPAARGDALRRLAGVCREVLSRTEGGGGSAAGLRLAAVRGLLDSVSTAEEVAEVRGWLAEGRLPEGPALDPELRWRALLRLAVLGAVGEREIAAELERDPSATGREGAARCRAALPELEAKRAAWAAMFEGGGEDGELSNYLLTATAQGFWQPEQVELLKEFVPLFFPAAARVSARRGAPVAEALGRHGFPTHVVDEAILREGERCLAEDDPIPALRRKLVDQLDDLRRALRVRRAFG; encoded by the coding sequence ATGACGGGCATGCCAGCACTCACCCGTGCCGAGGCGGAGGAACGCGCCCGCCTCGTCGCCGTCCTCGACTACGCCATCGACCTCGACCTGACCAGGGGCCCGGAGGTCTTCGGCTCGACGACCGTCGTCCGGTTCACCGTCGGACAACCGGGCGCCGCCACCTTCATCGAACTCCAGCCGGCCGTCCTGCGCGGCGCCGTCCTGAACGGACGGGTGCTGGATCCCGCCAGCCTGGTGGACAACCGGCTACCGCTCACCGACCTGCGGGCGGTCAACGAGCTGCGGGTCGAGGCCGACATGCGCTACTCGCGCACCGGCGACGGCCTGCACCGCTTCACCGACCCGGTGGACGGCGAGGTCTACCTCGCCAGCCAGTGCGGACTCGCCCACGCCCAGCAGGTGTTCGCCGCGTTCGACCAGCCGGACCTGAAGGCGCCGTTCCGGCTCGCCGCGACGGCCCCGGAGGGCTGGACGGTCATCGGCAACGCGGTCGGCGGGCGCGCGCAGGGGCCGGGGGGCGGTCCGGGCCGCTGGGAGTTCGCGCCCACCCCGCCCATCTCCAGCTACCTCTTCGCGGTCGCGGCCGGGCCGTACCACTCGGTGCGGACGGAGCACCGGGGCATCCCGTTCGCGCTGCACTGCCGCCGTTCCCTCGCCGAGCACCTGGACAAGGACGCCGAGGAGATCCTCGACATCACCCGTGCCTGCTTCGACCGCTACCACCAGATCTTCGACGAGCCGTACCCGTTCGACTCCTACGACCAGGCGTTCGTCCCCGAGCTGAACTTCGGCGCGATGGAGAACCCGGGCTGCGTCACCTTCCGCGAGGACTTCGTCTTCCGCTCGGCGGTCACCGAGACCGAGCGGCAGACCCGCGGCATGGTGATCGCCCACGAGATGGCGCACATGTGGTTCGGCAACCTGGTCACCATGCGCTGGTGGGACGACATGTGGCTGAACGAGTCGTTCGCCGAGTACATGGGATACCAGGTGCTCTCCGAGGTGACCCGGTTCACCGGGAGCTGGACGGAGTTCGCCTTCACGCCGCGCGGCTACGACGCCGACCAGCGGCCCAGCACCCACCCGGTGGCGCCGGAGCCGGGGGACGTGCCGGACACCGACACCGCGCTGCTCATCTTCGACGGCATCTCCTACGACAAGGGCGCCGCCGCGCTGCGCCAGCTGGTGGCCTGGCTCGGCGAGAAGGCGTTCCTGGCGGGCATCAACGACCACTTCGCCCGGCACCGCTTCGGCAACGCCACCCTCGCCGACCTGCTGGACTCCCTCGACCGGGCGTCGGGCCCGGAGCGGGACGTGCACGGCTGGGCGGAGCGCTGGCTGCGCACCTCCGGCGTGGACGCGCTGCGGCTGGTCACCGAGCCGGTGGCGTCCGGGGCCGGGGCCGGAGGCGGGAGCGGGCCCGGAACCGGGGGCGCATCCAGGGCTGAGGCGGGGGCGGGAGGCCGGCGGATCTTCGTGGAGCACACCGGGACGCGCCCGCACCGGGTGGCCGTCGGGGTCTACGACCGGGCCGGGGAAGGGCCGGACGGGCTGGTGCCGCTGGCCCGCGTCGAGGTGGACATCGAGGCGCACGCCGAGCGGGTGGAGGTGCTGCTGCCTCCCGGTCTCGACACCCACGCGCCCGCTCTGCTGCTGCTCAACGACGGTGACCTGAGCTACGCCAAGGTCCGCTACGACGAGGACTGCCTGGCCGCCGTCCTGTTCAAGCTGGGCGACGTCCCGGATCCGCTCGGCCGGGCGGTGCTGTGGAACACGGTGCGGGACATGGTGCGCGACGGGGAGCTGCCGGCGGCGGACTACCTGGAGCTGGCCGAGACGCACCTGGACGGCGAGCGGGACACGGCGGTGGTCGGCGGCGTGCTGGCCTTCGCCCGTGGCGACGTCACCGACCGCTACCTGGATCCGGCGGCGCGAGGGGACGCGCTGCGGCGGCTGGCCGGGGTCTGCCGCGAGGTGCTGTCCCGTACGGAGGGTGGTGGGGGTTCGGCGGCGGGGCTGCGGCTGGCGGCCGTGCGCGGCCTGCTCGACAGCGTCTCCACGGCGGAGGAGGTTGCCGAGGTCCGCGGGTGGCTCGCCGAGGGCCGGTTGCCGGAGGGGCCGGCGCTGGATCCGGAGCTGCGCTGGCGTGCGCTGCTGCGGCTCGCCGTGCTGGGCGCGGTGGGTGAGCGGGAGATCGCGGCGGAGCTGGAGCGCGACCCGAGCGCCACCGGCCGGGAGGGCGCGGCGCGCTGCCGTGCGGCGCTGCCGGAACTGGAGGCGAAGCGGGCGGCCTGGGCGGCGATGTTCGAGGGGGGTGGTGAGGATGGGGAGCTGTCGAACTATCTGCTGACGGCGACGGCCCAGGGCTTCTGGCAGCCGGAGCAGGTGGAGTTGCTCAAGGAGTTCGTGCCGCTGTTCTTCCCGGCGGCGGCCCGGGTGTCGGCGCGGCGCGGGGCGCCGGTGGCGGAGGCGCTGGGCCGGCACGGCTTCCCGACGCACGTGGTGGACGAGGCGATCCTGCGCGAGGGCGAGCGCTGCCTGGCCGAGGACGACCCCATCCCGGCGCTGCGCAGGAAGCTGGTCGACCAGTTGGACGACCTGCGGCGGGCGCTGCGGGTGCGGAGGGCCTTCGGCTGA
- a CDS encoding FAD-binding and (Fe-S)-binding domain-containing protein, with the protein MTLRDPSEPSPDAAPNTAKNPAPDAAPDALATGTPQALRRDLVALLGPDKVLHTASDLVRYASDASPYRLLPQVVLTPTTVEDVSAILAYARAHGRRVVFRAAGTSLNGQAQGDDILVDVRRHWAGVEVLDGGRRARVRPGTVVARANAALAAHGHVLGPDPASSAACTIGGVVANNSSGMNAGTRRNSYRTVRSLTVVLPSGTVVDTGAPDADEHLARTEPALTEGLLAIKREIEADEELVRRIRAKYAIKNTNGYRLDAFLDADTPAGILRGLMVGSEGTLGFLAEIVFDTLPFQRLHSTALLFFPSLAAAGAAVPRFADAGAFAVELMDAATLASSVNVRGVPPEWARLPPESAALLVEFRAGDQETLARSERLATEVLRGLETISPPGAPPAEFSRDAARAAFYWKVRKGFVASVGGSRPSGTTLLTEDFCVPPHRLAEACEAVLELQRRHGFTVAVAGHAADGNLHFMITFDAADPADVRRYADFMDALCRMVVERFDGSLKAEHGTGRNMAPFLELEWGPRATALMWRIKELFDPHGVLAPGVLLDRDPDAHLKGLKTIPTVEAVADPCIECGFCEPVCPSRDLTTTPRQRIVLRREMMRQPDGSPLARALSDAYGYQAVDTCAGDSTCELACPVGIDTGAMMKDFRHARHSPAEERAAERVARRFALAESGAHAALAAADLVRRVTGDAPLAAVTGLARRVLPTELTPQWLPALPGPAGRRVPATDRERATAVYYPSCVNRIFGDPNDWSGPSLPEAVVSLAERAGRPVWIPDDAAGTCCATIWHSKGYRAGNAVMADRIVEAAWRWTDGGRLPLVVDASSCALGIAREVVPHLAPENVERHRALTVWDSVVWAERELLPRLTVPRPAATAVLHPTCSMRHLDDVEQLRGVAQALAEEVVVPLDAGCCGFAGDRGMLHEELTASATAAEAAEVRGRDFDAHLSANRTCEIGMEQATGRGYRHILLELERATRPE; encoded by the coding sequence ATGACGCTGCGGGACCCCTCGGAACCCTCACCCGACGCGGCACCGAACACGGCGAAGAACCCCGCGCCGGACGCCGCGCCCGACGCGCTGGCCACCGGCACCCCCCAGGCGCTGCGCCGCGACCTGGTCGCCCTGCTCGGCCCGGACAAGGTCCTGCACACCGCCTCCGACCTGGTGCGCTACGCCTCCGACGCCTCCCCGTACCGGCTGCTCCCGCAGGTGGTGCTGACCCCGACCACCGTCGAGGACGTCTCCGCGATCCTGGCCTACGCCCGTGCGCACGGCCGCCGCGTCGTCTTCCGTGCCGCCGGCACCAGCCTCAACGGGCAGGCCCAGGGCGACGACATCCTGGTGGACGTCCGCCGGCACTGGGCCGGCGTCGAGGTGCTGGACGGCGGCAGGCGTGCCCGCGTCCGCCCCGGCACGGTCGTCGCCCGGGCCAACGCCGCGCTGGCCGCGCACGGTCACGTCCTCGGCCCCGACCCGGCCAGCTCCGCCGCCTGCACCATCGGCGGCGTCGTCGCCAACAACTCCAGCGGCATGAACGCCGGCACCCGCCGCAACTCCTACCGCACGGTGCGCTCCCTCACCGTCGTGCTGCCCTCCGGCACCGTCGTCGACACCGGCGCCCCGGACGCCGACGAGCACCTGGCCCGCACCGAGCCCGCCCTGACCGAGGGCCTGCTGGCGATCAAACGGGAGATCGAGGCGGACGAGGAACTGGTCCGCCGCATCCGCGCCAAGTACGCCATCAAGAACACCAACGGCTACCGCCTGGACGCCTTCCTGGACGCCGACACCCCCGCCGGCATCCTGCGCGGGCTGATGGTCGGCTCGGAGGGCACCCTCGGCTTCCTCGCCGAGATCGTCTTCGACACCCTGCCGTTCCAGCGGCTGCACTCCACCGCCCTGCTCTTCTTCCCCTCGCTCGCCGCCGCCGGGGCCGCCGTGCCGCGCTTCGCCGACGCCGGGGCCTTCGCCGTGGAGCTGATGGACGCCGCCACCCTCGCCTCCTCGGTGAACGTCAGGGGCGTCCCACCGGAATGGGCCCGGCTGCCGCCGGAATCCGCCGCCCTGCTGGTGGAGTTCCGCGCCGGCGACCAGGAGACGCTGGCGCGGAGCGAACGGCTCGCCACCGAGGTGCTGCGCGGACTGGAGACCATCTCCCCGCCCGGCGCCCCACCGGCCGAGTTCAGCCGGGACGCCGCCCGCGCCGCCTTCTACTGGAAGGTCCGCAAGGGTTTCGTCGCCTCGGTGGGCGGCAGCCGCCCCTCCGGCACCACACTGCTCACCGAGGACTTCTGCGTGCCGCCGCACCGGCTCGCCGAAGCCTGCGAGGCCGTCCTGGAGCTCCAGCGCCGACACGGCTTCACCGTCGCCGTCGCCGGCCACGCCGCCGACGGCAACCTGCACTTCATGATCACCTTCGACGCCGCCGACCCCGCCGACGTGCGCCGGTACGCCGACTTCATGGACGCGCTGTGCCGCATGGTCGTCGAACGCTTCGACGGCTCGCTCAAGGCCGAACACGGCACCGGCCGCAACATGGCGCCCTTCCTGGAACTGGAGTGGGGCCCGAGGGCCACGGCGCTGATGTGGCGGATCAAGGAGCTGTTCGACCCGCACGGCGTGCTGGCCCCGGGCGTCCTGCTCGACCGCGACCCCGATGCGCACTTGAAGGGCCTGAAGACCATCCCGACGGTGGAGGCGGTTGCCGACCCGTGCATCGAGTGCGGCTTCTGCGAACCCGTCTGCCCCAGCCGCGACCTCACCACCACACCGCGCCAGCGCATCGTGCTGCGCCGGGAGATGATGCGCCAGCCGGACGGCTCCCCCCTCGCGCGGGCGCTGTCCGACGCCTACGGCTACCAGGCCGTCGACACCTGCGCCGGTGACTCCACCTGCGAGCTCGCCTGCCCCGTCGGCATCGACACCGGCGCGATGATGAAGGACTTCCGGCACGCCCGGCACTCCCCGGCCGAGGAGCGGGCCGCCGAACGGGTCGCCCGCCGTTTCGCCCTCGCCGAATCCGGGGCCCACGCCGCCCTCGCCGCCGCCGACCTGGTCCGTCGGGTCACCGGGGACGCCCCGCTGGCGGCAGTCACCGGCCTCGCCCGCCGGGTGCTCCCGACGGAACTGACGCCCCAGTGGCTGCCCGCGCTGCCCGGCCCGGCCGGCCGCCGCGTCCCGGCCACCGACCGCGAACGGGCCACCGCCGTGTACTACCCGTCCTGCGTCAACCGGATCTTCGGCGACCCGAACGACTGGTCCGGCCCCAGCCTGCCGGAGGCCGTCGTGTCCCTCGCCGAACGGGCCGGCCGGCCGGTGTGGATCCCCGACGACGCGGCCGGGACCTGCTGCGCCACCATCTGGCACTCCAAGGGCTACCGGGCCGGCAACGCGGTGATGGCCGACCGGATCGTCGAGGCGGCGTGGCGGTGGACCGACGGCGGGCGGCTGCCGCTGGTGGTGGACGCCAGCTCCTGCGCACTCGGCATCGCGCGCGAGGTCGTGCCCCACCTGGCACCGGAGAACGTCGAGCGGCACCGGGCGCTGACCGTGTGGGACTCCGTGGTGTGGGCGGAGCGCGAGCTGCTGCCGCGCCTGACGGTGCCCCGGCCGGCGGCGACGGCCGTGCTCCATCCCACCTGCTCGATGCGGCACCTGGACGACGTCGAACAGTTGCGCGGGGTGGCGCAGGCGCTGGCGGAGGAGGTCGTGGTGCCGTTGGACGCCGGCTGCTGCGGCTTCGCCGGGGACCGCGGGATGCTGCACGAGGAGCTGACCGCGAGCGCCACGGCCGCCGAGGCCGCCGAGGTGCGCGGCCGGGACTTCGACGCGCACCTGTCGGCCAACCGGACCTGCGAGATCGGCATGGAGCAGGCGACCGGACGCGGATACCGGCACATCCTCCTGGAGCTGGAACGGGCGACCCGGCCGGAGTAG
- a CDS encoding helix-turn-helix transcriptional regulator: MRASRVISLLLLLQSRRTMTGRELAEELEVSERTVQRDIAALAEAGVPVYAERGRDGGYRLVDGYRTQLTGLDRAEAEALFLSGIPGPLREMGLAEPALAARLKVSAALAPGLRDAPVSASRRFHLDAPRWFAKAEPPPLLGPVSRAVWEDRLLRVRHQGRGGQLERTVEPYGLVLKAGVWYLAVRVPVLAGRVPAPPTRKPAAEGDVPEHRVGAIGRQQGAHPTTPKWRVYRVDRLVDAELLPERFTREEGFDLAEFWAARSVEFARSLLRERITVRLSPEGLRALPAVLEPAAATEAVTAADAAGPPDDQGWITIELPTESMEVAYHEMLRLGPEVEVLAPPGLRARMAEAAARLRRLYG, from the coding sequence ATGCGCGCCTCGCGGGTGATCTCCCTGCTGCTCCTCCTCCAGTCCCGGCGCACGATGACGGGCCGAGAGCTCGCCGAGGAGTTGGAGGTCTCCGAGCGGACGGTGCAGCGGGACATCGCCGCCCTCGCGGAGGCGGGCGTGCCGGTCTACGCGGAGCGCGGCCGGGACGGCGGCTACCGGCTGGTGGACGGGTACCGCACCCAGCTCACCGGCCTGGACCGCGCCGAGGCCGAAGCGCTCTTCCTCTCCGGCATCCCCGGCCCGCTCCGCGAGATGGGCCTCGCCGAGCCTGCGCTGGCCGCCCGGCTGAAGGTGTCGGCCGCGCTGGCGCCGGGGCTGCGGGACGCGCCGGTCTCGGCCTCCCGCCGGTTCCATCTCGACGCGCCCCGGTGGTTCGCCAAGGCCGAGCCCCCGCCGCTGCTCGGGCCGGTTTCCCGGGCCGTCTGGGAGGACCGGCTGCTGCGCGTCCGCCACCAGGGCCGCGGCGGCCAGCTGGAGCGGACGGTCGAGCCGTACGGCCTGGTGTTGAAAGCAGGCGTGTGGTACCTGGCGGTACGCGTCCCGGTTCTGGCGGGACGCGTACCGGCCCCGCCGACACGGAAGCCCGCCGCCGAAGGCGACGTGCCCGAACACCGCGTCGGCGCGATCGGCAGGCAGCAGGGGGCTCACCCCACCACGCCGAAGTGGCGGGTGTACCGGGTGGACCGCCTGGTCGACGCGGAGCTGCTGCCGGAACGATTCACCCGCGAGGAGGGGTTCGACCTGGCGGAGTTCTGGGCGGCCCGCTCGGTGGAGTTCGCCCGCTCGCTGCTGCGGGAACGGATCACCGTCCGGCTGAGCCCGGAAGGGCTGCGCGCGCTGCCGGCGGTGCTGGAGCCGGCCGCCGCCACCGAGGCGGTGACGGCGGCCGACGCGGCCGGCCCGCCGGACGACCAGGGCTGGATCACGATCGAACTGCCCACCGAGTCCATGGAGGTCGCCTACCACGAGATGCTCCGGCTCGGCCCCGAGGTGGAGGTGCTCGCCCCACCGGGTCTGCGCGCGCGGATGGCCGAAGCGGCCGCCCGGCTGCGCCGCCTGTACGGCTGA
- a CDS encoding SDR family oxidoreductase: MTTTPPTSLPLHGKVALVTGATRGAGRGTAVELGAAGATVYVTGRTTRERRSEYGRPETIEETAELVTAAGGRGIAVPTDHLDPAQVRALVERIDAEHGRLDVLVNDIFGGDPLAEWDVPVWEHDLDKGLRMLRLGVETHAITSHHALPLLVRNPGGLVVEMTDGTAEYNATHYRVSFYYDLVKAAVLRMAFSLGHELKPRGATAVALTPGWLRSEMMLDIYGVTEENWRDATAKEPHFCISESPAYVGRAVAALAADPEVARWNGQSLSSGQLAQVYGFTDTDGSRPDAWRYVVEVQDAGRPADATGYR; encoded by the coding sequence ATGACGACGACACCACCCACCTCACTCCCCCTCCACGGCAAGGTCGCCCTGGTGACCGGCGCCACCCGTGGGGCCGGGCGCGGCACCGCCGTGGAACTCGGCGCGGCCGGCGCCACCGTCTACGTCACCGGCCGCACCACCCGGGAACGCCGCTCCGAGTACGGCCGCCCGGAGACCATCGAGGAGACCGCCGAACTGGTCACCGCGGCCGGCGGCCGGGGGATCGCCGTCCCCACCGACCACCTGGACCCCGCGCAGGTCCGCGCGCTCGTGGAGCGCATCGACGCCGAACACGGCCGGCTGGACGTGCTGGTCAACGACATCTTCGGCGGCGACCCGCTCGCCGAGTGGGACGTGCCGGTCTGGGAGCACGACCTGGACAAGGGGCTGCGGATGCTCCGGCTCGGCGTGGAGACGCACGCCATCACCAGCCACCACGCCCTGCCGCTGCTGGTCCGCAACCCCGGCGGTCTCGTCGTGGAGATGACCGACGGCACGGCGGAGTACAACGCCACCCACTACCGGGTCAGCTTCTACTACGACCTGGTGAAGGCGGCCGTGCTGCGCATGGCCTTCTCGCTCGGGCACGAACTGAAGCCGCGTGGCGCCACCGCCGTGGCGCTGACCCCCGGCTGGCTGCGCTCCGAGATGATGCTGGACATCTACGGCGTCACCGAGGAGAACTGGCGGGACGCCACGGCCAAGGAGCCGCACTTCTGCATCTCGGAGAGCCCCGCGTACGTCGGCCGTGCCGTCGCCGCGCTGGCCGCCGACCCGGAGGTGGCCCGCTGGAACGGGCAGTCGCTCTCCAGCGGCCAACTCGCCCAGGTCTACGGTTTCACCGACACCGACGGCAGCCGGCCGGACGCCTGGCGGTACGTCGTGGAGGTGCAGGACGCGGGCAGGCCGGCGGACGCCACCGGCTACCGCTGA
- a CDS encoding polysaccharide deacetylase family protein yields MRNHDHVGRRRLVLGGLGCLGILAAHEVLRPWGVPLSEIMLPGPIRPEPEPLPPTLTTACQADLDEAEAVALVGRATIVNRSPRGSSTPIPPHEPIFTMPAVAITGQTRVAALTFDDGPDARYTPAVLQTLRRYGVRATFCVVGTNAACNPGLLQAIAADGHDLANHTWSHQELPRLSEREIREELERTNEVIDRITGWGVPQWCRAPYGSWDEVSLGVCAELGMKPLGWSVDTLDWQRPGSAEITDTMLRGTEPGAIILCHDGGGDRSQSVDALRAYLPESLAAGYRFTTP; encoded by the coding sequence ATGCGAAACCATGATCACGTCGGCCGCCGCAGGCTGGTGCTCGGCGGGCTCGGCTGTCTGGGCATCCTCGCGGCGCACGAGGTGCTGCGGCCCTGGGGCGTTCCGCTGAGCGAGATCATGCTGCCCGGACCGATCCGGCCCGAGCCCGAACCCCTGCCCCCCACCCTGACCACCGCCTGCCAGGCGGACCTGGACGAGGCGGAGGCCGTCGCACTCGTCGGGCGCGCGACCATCGTGAACCGCTCCCCGCGCGGCTCGTCCACCCCGATCCCGCCGCACGAACCGATCTTCACCATGCCCGCCGTGGCGATCACCGGCCAGACCCGTGTCGCCGCCCTGACCTTCGACGACGGGCCGGACGCGCGCTACACCCCCGCCGTCCTGCAGACCCTGCGCCGGTACGGCGTGCGCGCCACCTTCTGCGTCGTCGGCACCAACGCCGCCTGCAACCCCGGCCTGCTCCAGGCGATCGCCGCCGACGGCCACGACCTGGCCAACCACACCTGGTCACACCAGGAACTGCCCCGGCTCAGCGAACGGGAGATCCGGGAGGAACTCGAGCGCACCAACGAGGTGATCGACCGGATCACCGGCTGGGGCGTGCCGCAGTGGTGCCGCGCGCCCTACGGCTCCTGGGACGAGGTCTCCCTCGGCGTCTGCGCCGAACTGGGCATGAAACCCCTGGGCTGGTCCGTGGACACCCTGGACTGGCAGCGCCCCGGCAGCGCGGAGATCACCGACACCATGCTGCGCGGCACCGAACCCGGCGCGATCATCCTGTGCCACGACGGCGGCGGTGACCGCTCGCAGAGCGTGGACGCGCTCCGGGCCTACCTGCCCGAGTCGCTCGCCGCCGGCTACCGCTTCACCACCCCCTGA